A single Micromonospora sp. CCTCC AA 2012012 DNA region contains:
- a CDS encoding SCO1664 family protein, translated as MTSSELQPRQDGAETLRLLTEGELDLEGRLVDASNTTLRGILTLDGMTARCVYKPVRGERPLWDFPDGTLAGREVSAYLVSRATGWDLVPPTVLRDGPFGPGSCQLWIDEPEEAEPLVGFVPADALPPRWFPVAAARDDDGSAYALAHADDPRLARLAVLDAVLNNADRKGGHVLIGPDDRIYGVDHGVCFHVEEKLRTVLWGWAGRELPPDALEALDALAGQVAGGLGEELAEHLTIGEVAAVAERIDRLRRTRRFPQPPEDWPAMPWPPI; from the coding sequence GTGACGTCGTCCGAACTCCAGCCCCGCCAGGACGGTGCCGAGACGCTGCGGCTGCTCACCGAGGGTGAGCTCGATCTGGAGGGGCGGCTGGTCGACGCCTCCAACACCACCCTGCGCGGCATCCTCACCCTGGACGGCATGACGGCCCGGTGCGTCTACAAGCCGGTGCGCGGAGAGCGGCCGCTGTGGGACTTCCCGGACGGCACGCTCGCCGGTCGGGAGGTCTCCGCGTACCTGGTCTCCCGGGCCACCGGGTGGGACCTGGTGCCGCCGACCGTGCTGCGGGACGGCCCGTTCGGGCCCGGCTCGTGCCAGCTCTGGATCGACGAGCCGGAGGAGGCGGAGCCGCTGGTCGGGTTCGTGCCGGCGGACGCGCTGCCGCCGCGCTGGTTCCCGGTCGCCGCGGCCCGCGACGACGACGGGTCGGCGTACGCCCTGGCGCACGCCGACGATCCGCGGCTGGCCCGGCTCGCGGTCCTCGACGCGGTGCTCAACAACGCCGACCGCAAGGGCGGCCACGTGCTGATCGGGCCGGACGACCGGATCTACGGCGTGGACCACGGCGTGTGTTTCCACGTCGAGGAGAAGCTGCGCACCGTGCTCTGGGGCTGGGCCGGCCGGGAGTTGCCGCCGGACGCGCTGGAGGCGCTGGACGCGCTGGCCGGGCAGGTCGCGGGTGGCCTCGGCGAGGAGCTGGCCGAGCACCTGACGATCGGTGAGGTCGCCGCGGTGGCCGAGCGGATCGACCGGCTGCGTCGGACCCGTCGCTTCCCGCAACCGCCCGAGGACTGGCCGGCGATGCCCTGGCCGCCCATCTGA
- a CDS encoding histidine phosphatase family protein, with the protein MVSVATLLLLRHGRTTANADGGLAGRQPVELDDTGRAQASAVGERLRGLPLAAVVTSPLIRCRQTLELALPQAEPVVEEGLIECGYGSWEGQPLKKLAKEPLWPVVQQHPSAAVFPDGESMAGMAARAVAAVRSWDARITAEHGPEAVWLACSHGDVIKAIVADALGVHLDLFQRIVADPASVTAIRYTPMRPFLMRLNDTGGDLAALVPPPRKRRRRASRAADSDAAVGGGAGAAG; encoded by the coding sequence GTGGTCAGCGTGGCAACCCTTCTGCTTCTGCGACACGGCCGGACCACCGCGAACGCCGACGGCGGGCTGGCCGGCCGCCAACCGGTCGAGCTGGACGACACCGGTCGCGCGCAGGCCTCGGCGGTCGGTGAGCGGCTGCGCGGGCTGCCCCTGGCCGCCGTGGTGACCAGCCCGCTGATCCGCTGCCGGCAGACCCTGGAGCTGGCCCTGCCGCAGGCCGAGCCGGTGGTGGAGGAGGGGCTGATCGAGTGCGGGTACGGCAGCTGGGAGGGGCAGCCGCTGAAGAAGCTCGCCAAGGAGCCGCTCTGGCCGGTGGTCCAGCAGCATCCCAGCGCGGCGGTCTTCCCGGACGGTGAGTCGATGGCCGGGATGGCGGCGCGGGCGGTGGCGGCGGTGCGTTCCTGGGACGCCCGGATCACCGCCGAGCACGGGCCCGAGGCGGTCTGGCTGGCGTGCAGCCACGGCGATGTGATCAAGGCCATCGTGGCGGACGCGCTCGGCGTACACCTGGATCTCTTCCAGCGGATCGTGGCGGACCCGGCGTCGGTGACGGCGATCCGCTACACGCCGATGCGACCGTTCCTGATGCGGCTCAACGACACCGGCGGTGACCTGGCCGCGCTGGTGCCGCCGCCGCGCAAGCGGCGCCGGCGGGCGAGCCGGGCGGCCGACTCGGACGCGGCGGTGGGTGGTGGCGCGGGGGCGGCCGGGTGA
- a CDS encoding DUF3090 domain-containing protein gives MTHQVHAFEPPERFVAGTVGPPGERTFFLQARGGGRLVSVALEKVQVSLLAEKLEELLSEAQRRFGVDLPEAVPVVGDNDPLDTPVDEEFRVGTLGLAFDVDTATVVIEAIAVGEAEVEVELGGAEDDEEDDEDTEPEEPDEDLDRLRVRLTPEATREFIERARRVVNAGRPPCPLCGQPLDPAGHLCPRHNGYHR, from the coding sequence ATGACCCACCAGGTGCACGCCTTCGAACCGCCGGAGCGGTTCGTCGCCGGGACCGTCGGCCCGCCGGGGGAGCGCACGTTCTTCCTTCAGGCGCGGGGCGGTGGCCGGCTGGTCAGCGTCGCGCTGGAGAAGGTCCAGGTGTCCCTGCTCGCCGAGAAGCTGGAGGAACTGCTCTCCGAGGCGCAGCGCCGGTTCGGCGTGGACCTGCCGGAGGCGGTGCCGGTCGTCGGCGACAACGACCCGCTGGACACCCCGGTCGACGAGGAGTTCCGGGTCGGGACGCTGGGCCTGGCCTTCGACGTGGACACCGCCACCGTGGTGATCGAGGCGATCGCCGTGGGTGAGGCGGAGGTCGAGGTCGAGCTCGGCGGCGCCGAGGACGACGAGGAAGACGACGAGGACACCGAGCCGGAGGAGCCGGACGAGGACCTCGACCGGCTGCGGGTGCGGCTGACCCCCGAGGCGACGCGCGAGTTCATCGAGCGCGCCCGCCGGGTGGTCAACGCGGGCCGCCCGCCCTGCCCGCTCTGCGGCCAGCCGCTGGATCCCGCCGGGCACCTCTGCCCGCGGCACAACGGTTACCACCGGTGA
- the mshC gene encoding cysteine--1-D-myo-inosityl 2-amino-2-deoxy-alpha-D-glucopyranoside ligase has translation MESWVGHEVPRLPGDGTTLNLYDSARQGPQASRPDGTASMYVCGITPYDATHLGHAATMITFDLVQRMWRDAGLTVRYVQNVTDIDDPLLERAARDGEDWKVLAMRETALFREDMEALRIIPPAHYVGAVESIPDIAEKVLVLLKDGAAYRLDDGTGDVYFDVSAAPRFGYESNLSRQEMLEIFPERGGDPDRAGKRDPLDPLLWRGAREGEPSWPGGELGAGRPGWHIECAVIALNLLGDRIDVQGGGNDLLFPHHECSAAHAERLTGVAPFADHYVHAGMIGLDGEKMSKSKGNLVFVSRLRADQVDPMAVRLALISGHYRADRSWTDELLTAAQERLARWRRAAAAPAGPSGADLLAGVRACLADDLDTPGALAVADAWVEQTLAGVADDAYAPELFADTVDALLGIRL, from the coding sequence ATGGAGTCTTGGGTGGGACACGAGGTGCCGCGGCTGCCGGGCGACGGCACGACACTGAACCTGTACGACTCGGCGCGCCAGGGCCCGCAGGCCAGCCGGCCCGACGGCACCGCCTCGATGTACGTCTGCGGGATCACCCCGTATGACGCCACCCACCTCGGTCACGCCGCCACCATGATCACTTTTGACCTGGTGCAGCGGATGTGGCGGGACGCGGGCCTGACCGTGCGGTACGTGCAGAACGTCACCGACATCGACGACCCGCTGCTGGAGCGCGCGGCCCGCGACGGCGAGGACTGGAAGGTCCTGGCCATGCGGGAGACCGCGCTGTTCCGGGAGGACATGGAGGCGCTGCGGATCATCCCGCCGGCGCACTACGTGGGGGCGGTCGAGTCCATCCCGGACATCGCCGAGAAGGTCCTCGTGCTGCTCAAGGACGGCGCCGCGTACCGCCTCGACGACGGCACCGGTGACGTCTACTTCGACGTCAGCGCCGCGCCCCGGTTCGGCTACGAGTCGAACCTGTCCCGGCAGGAGATGCTGGAGATCTTCCCGGAGCGCGGCGGCGACCCGGACCGGGCCGGCAAGCGGGACCCGCTGGACCCGCTGCTGTGGCGCGGCGCGCGCGAGGGCGAGCCGTCCTGGCCCGGTGGGGAGCTGGGCGCCGGCCGGCCGGGCTGGCACATCGAGTGCGCGGTCATCGCGCTGAACCTGCTGGGTGACCGGATCGACGTCCAGGGCGGCGGCAACGACCTGCTCTTCCCGCACCACGAGTGTTCCGCCGCGCACGCCGAGCGGCTGACCGGCGTCGCGCCCTTCGCCGACCACTACGTGCACGCCGGCATGATCGGCCTGGACGGCGAGAAGATGTCCAAGTCCAAGGGCAACCTGGTCTTCGTCTCCCGGCTGCGCGCCGACCAGGTGGACCCGATGGCGGTCCGGTTGGCCCTGATCAGCGGCCACTACCGCGCCGACCGCTCGTGGACCGACGAGTTGCTCACCGCCGCGCAGGAGCGGCTGGCCCGCTGGCGTCGCGCCGCCGCGGCCCCCGCCGGGCCGTCCGGGGCCGACCTGCTGGCCGGGGTACGCGCCTGCCTCGCCGACGACCTGGACACCCCGGGCGCCCTGGCGGTGGCCGACGCGTGGGTCGAGCAGACCCTCGCCGGCGTCGCCGACGACGCGTACGCCCCGGAGCTCTTCGCCGACACCGTCGACGCGCTCCTGGGCATCCGCCTGTAG